DNA sequence from the Gemmatimonadota bacterium genome:
CGAAAACATCCGCCCCGCTGGCCGCGTTGAAAACCCCGACACCCTCACGCATCTCGACCGCGACCACCCCTATATGATCGCTATTTACGACCTCAAAGAACGGGGTTAATATGGCCCTTACACCCGAACAGATCGCCCAGTTCAAAGCATTGGGATATATCCTCGTGCCCAATCTAATCGATCCCCCGGTATTGGACAATTGGCGCGCGCAAATTCGCGCCAAATTCGGCGATCTCTCTGACCCCGCCCAACAAAACGCCGCAGGACCGCCCCAACAACACCGCGAAGACATCACCATATTGAGAGGCTTTCGCTTTTCGCCAAAAGAAACACAACTCGTCAACCAGCCCAAAGTCAAAGCCATTGTCGATCACATGGGCGGCGGGCAATTTTGCGGAGAAGACGGCAACCTGCGCCTGCTCTGGCCCGAACCCAAAAGCGAATGGTGCTTGCCAGAGCGCGGGCACATCGACGGTTATCTCGGCAGACGGCGCACCATGCCTTTTCTCCTCGGATTGGCGACCTATATCTACGACGTGGAACCGCGCGGCGGAGGCACCGTCTTCTGGCCGCGCAGCCATATCAAATCATGGGAATTTCTTCGCAAACACCCCAATCACCTCAACCACAGCTTTAGAGAACACCCCGAATATCTCAACCTGGTCAAAGATATTCAACCCGTTGAACTGCATGCAAAAGCAGGCGATGTCATCTTCTGGCACTGCAACATCCTGCACGAAACCTCCCAAAACACCAGCAATAACATCCGCTATGGTCTTTTCGCCCGCCTCCCTCACAAAGACCAGGAGGCATTCCGAGACGAAATACCCGATGACCTCTGGAAACGCTGGCGGATATAGGTAAGAGGTAAGATATAAGAGGCTCTGCCAAAGTCGCCTGACCCAAAGGCGAGAAAAAAATAAAGCAGGTTAGCTGGTGAACCTGGCCGTTCAAAGGGCACTCGTATCAAAAAAACAAACCGCCATTACCGTTCGTCTCTTTCTTCATTCACAATCTTTGCCATAGACCCTTTGAACTTAGAAGTGATTCTGAGCACTTCCCTCATTGAGGCCGCATCATCCGCAGTGTCGCGGCTCAAATCCAATCCCCACAAGTCATCCTCATGCAGATCGTCCAATGATTCCCGAGAATGATTGGATTCTTCGAGTTGCTTTTCAAGCCTTCGCTTAACTTCCTTCAAATCATCGGGGGGAAGTTTGCAGAGGGTATCAATGAGTTTTTCGAGGTTACGATCGGCGTCTTTGTCAATACCAGTCATCTTTTCTCCTAAAAAATTTGGCAATGGCTTTATAGACCACCTTTAATACGATACCATACTTCTGAAATGAAGCAACCAGGAAACAAAAAGGATTCGCGCCAACAAGTAAATAGTTACTAACTCACGTTACGCAAGAACCACCGCGGCAGCCACCTGGTCAAGCGGTACATATCTTTCACCTGACTGCCCATTCATGGCTCAAAATGTACCCTCTCGCCTTTCATCTGT
Encoded proteins:
- a CDS encoding phytanoyl-CoA dioxygenase family protein encodes the protein MALTPEQIAQFKALGYILVPNLIDPPVLDNWRAQIRAKFGDLSDPAQQNAAGPPQQHREDITILRGFRFSPKETQLVNQPKVKAIVDHMGGGQFCGEDGNLRLLWPEPKSEWCLPERGHIDGYLGRRRTMPFLLGLATYIYDVEPRGGGTVFWPRSHIKSWEFLRKHPNHLNHSFREHPEYLNLVKDIQPVELHAKAGDVIFWHCNILHETSQNTSNNIRYGLFARLPHKDQEAFRDEIPDDLWKRWRI